One Calliopsis andreniformis isolate RMS-2024a chromosome 9, iyCalAndr_principal, whole genome shotgun sequence genomic window carries:
- the Snu gene encoding ABC-type transporter snustorr isoform X1, whose product MENKSDEKHREKIKKMFSWSDGLTADGTADGGGGCPVNSNALGTMQNNTDNALDATMTPNMVLATPGLNNPTWNRQQAVSVRHAFKTYGSSKNPNHVIQNLSMTVAKGSIYGLLGASGCGKTTLLSCIVGRRRLNSGEIWVLGGKPGTKGSGVPGKRVGYMPQEIALYGEFTIRETMMYFGWIFGMCTAEIVDRLRFLLQFLDLPSQNRLVKNLSGGQQRRVSFAVALMHDPELLILDEPTVGVDPLLRQSIWNHLVQITKDGNKTVIITTHYIEEARQAHTIGLMRSGRLLAEESPRALLAMYNCASLEEVFLKLSRKQGQYAQPPTELNISNNISLASLNWGKKNEPVYVTEESGVVGLNFHQSKEVLIHDSTNSIPSHYDLNGKPMSGAKNGSTLECDDCGDLTDCYKITSTGKMRALLQKNFLRMWRNVGVMLFIFALPVMQVILFCLAIGRDPTGLKLAIVNHEISYENMSCPVTEDCNFSHLSCRYLKFLDNDTMVKEYYPDPDSAMDAVRKGNAWGTLYFTENFTDALIARMALGRDADDETLDQSEIRVWLDMSNQQVGLMLARNLQYSYRDFAKDLLSACHQNTKLADVPIQFKDPIYGTNEPSFTDFVAPGVILTIVFFLAVALTSSVLIIERMEGLLDRSWVAGVSPGEILFSHVITQFVVMCGQTALVLIFMILVFGVECKGEIGWVIVLTILQGLCGMCFGFVISAICELERNAIQLALGSFYPTLLLSGVIWPVEGMPTFLRYISQGLPLTMATTSLRSMLTRGWSITEPDVYNGFIATIIWIILFLTISIMVLKFKRG is encoded by the exons TGACGGGACTGCAGACGGTGGCGGTGGCTGTCCAGTGAACTCGAACGCTCTTGGAACGATGCAGAACAACACAGACAACGCGTTGGACGCGACAATGACGCCGAATATGGTTCTCGCCACTCCTGGCTTGAACAATCCCACGTGGAATCGGCAGCAAGCGGTCAGCGTCAGGCACGCGTTCAAAACGTATGGGAGCAGCAAAAACCCGAACCATGTTATCCAGAACCTGAGCATGACTGTGGCGAAAGGGTCCAT ATATGGTCTACTTGGCGCGAGTGGATGCGGCAAAACCACCCTGCTATCCTGTATCGTTGGTCGACGGAGATTAAACTCAGGCGAGATTTGGGTGCTAGGTGGTAAGCCAGGAACAAAAGGGTCAGGTGTCCCAGGGAAAAGGGTCGGCTACATGCCCCAGGAGATAGCTCTCTATGGCGAATTCACAATCAGGGAAACTATGATGTACTTTGGCTGGATATTCGGCATGTGCACAGCTGAAATCGTTGACAGGCTACGATTTCTATTGCAATTCCTAGACCTACCCTCGCAAAATAGGCTGGTGAAGAATCTCAG TGGTGGTCAACAACGACGTGTGTCCTTTGCAGTTGCTTTGATGCACGACCCTGAGCTCCTAATCCTTGACGAACCAACTGTGGGTGTAGATCCTTTGCTGCGACAGAG TATCTGGAACCACCTGGTCCAAATCACCAAAGATGGCAACAAAACCGTCATCATAACGACACACTACATCGAGGAAGCTAGGCAAGCACACACG ATCGGGTTGATGAGGAGTGGGCGATTATTGGCCGAGGAATCTCCCAGGGCGCTTCTAGCAATGTACAATTGCGCGTCTCTCGAAGAGGTTTTCCTGAAACTGTCAAGGAAACAAGGACAGTATGCTCAACCTCCAACCGAACTGAACATCTCGAACAACATCAGCCTG GCTTCTCTGAACTGGGGTAAGAAGAACGAGCCTGTGTACGTGACTGAGGAATCGGGCGTCGTGGGACTCAACTTCCATCAGAGCAAAGAAGTCCTCATCCACGATTCGACTAACAGCATCCCAAGCCACTACGAT CTAAACGGGAAGCCGATGTCGGGCGCAAAGAACGGATCTACACTGGAATGCGATGATTGCGGAGACTTGACAGACTGCTACAAAATAACGAGCACTGGTAAAATGAGAGCGCTCCTGCAGAAAAACTTCTTACGTATGTGGAGGAATGTTGG GGTGATGCTGTTCATTTTCGCGCTGCCAGTGATGCAGGTAATCCTGTTCTGTCTGGCGATTGGTAGGGATCCAACTGGGTTGAAGCTGGCGATAGTGAACCATGAAATCTCTTACGAAAACATGTCGTGTCCTGTAACCGAGGACTGCAACTTTTCGCATCTCAGTTGTCGATATTTGAAGTTCTTGGATAATGACACTATGGTCAAG GAGTATTATCCTGATCCTGACTCGGCGATGGACGCTGTGCGCAAAGGAAACGCTTGGGGAACCCTGTACTTCACCGAGAACTTTACGGACGCTCTTATCGCGAGAATGGCCTTAGGAAGAGATGCTGACGATGAAACTTTAGATCAGAGCGAGATAAGGGTCTGGCTGGACATGTCTA ATCAACAAGTGGGCCTAATGCTAGCCAGAAATCTTCAGTATTCGTACAGGGATTTTGCCAAAGATCTTTTATCTGCTTGCCATCAGAATACGAAACTGGCCGATGTGCCGATCCAATTTAAGGACCCCATTTATGGCACCAATGAGCCGAGTTTCACCGATTTCGTGGCACCAGGTGTAATTCTAAC CATTGTCTTCTTCTTGGCGGTGGCTCTCACTTCGTCCGTCTTAATCATCGAGAGAATGGAGGGTCTGCTGGATCGAAGCTGGGTTGCTGGAGTTTCACCAGGCGAGATTCTTTTCTCGCACGTAATTACCCAGTTCGTGGTGATGTGTGGTCAAACCGCATTGGTGCTAATTTTCATGATACTAGTGTTCGGTGTCGAGTGCAAAGGGGAAATCGGCTGGGTTATCGTGCTGACGATCCTCCAAGGTCTCTGTGGCATGTGCTTCG GGTTCGTGATTTCAGCGATTTGCGAACTCGAAAGGAATGCAATCCAGCTGGCTCTAGGCAGTTTCTATCCGACGCTTCTGTTAAGTG GCGTGATTTGGCCAGTAGAAGGAATGCCAACGTTTCTGCGGTACATATCTCAGGGTCTCCCGTTAACGATGGCCACGACGTCATTACGTTCCATGCTCACACGAGGCTGGAGCATTACAGAGCCCGACGTCTATAATGGTTTTATTGCAACCATCATTTGGATAATCTTGTTTCTCACGATAAGTATAATGGTGCTGAAGTTCAAACGCGGGTAA
- the Snu gene encoding ABC-type transporter snustorr isoform X2 has product MQNNTDNALDATMTPNMVLATPGLNNPTWNRQQAVSVRHAFKTYGSSKNPNHVIQNLSMTVAKGSIYGLLGASGCGKTTLLSCIVGRRRLNSGEIWVLGGKPGTKGSGVPGKRVGYMPQEIALYGEFTIRETMMYFGWIFGMCTAEIVDRLRFLLQFLDLPSQNRLVKNLSGGQQRRVSFAVALMHDPELLILDEPTVGVDPLLRQSIWNHLVQITKDGNKTVIITTHYIEEARQAHTIGLMRSGRLLAEESPRALLAMYNCASLEEVFLKLSRKQGQYAQPPTELNISNNISLASLNWGKKNEPVYVTEESGVVGLNFHQSKEVLIHDSTNSIPSHYDLNGKPMSGAKNGSTLECDDCGDLTDCYKITSTGKMRALLQKNFLRMWRNVGVMLFIFALPVMQVILFCLAIGRDPTGLKLAIVNHEISYENMSCPVTEDCNFSHLSCRYLKFLDNDTMVKEYYPDPDSAMDAVRKGNAWGTLYFTENFTDALIARMALGRDADDETLDQSEIRVWLDMSNQQVGLMLARNLQYSYRDFAKDLLSACHQNTKLADVPIQFKDPIYGTNEPSFTDFVAPGVILTIVFFLAVALTSSVLIIERMEGLLDRSWVAGVSPGEILFSHVITQFVVMCGQTALVLIFMILVFGVECKGEIGWVIVLTILQGLCGMCFGFVISAICELERNAIQLALGSFYPTLLLSGVIWPVEGMPTFLRYISQGLPLTMATTSLRSMLTRGWSITEPDVYNGFIATIIWIILFLTISIMVLKFKRG; this is encoded by the exons ATGCAGAACAACACAGACAACGCGTTGGACGCGACAATGACGCCGAATATGGTTCTCGCCACTCCTGGCTTGAACAATCCCACGTGGAATCGGCAGCAAGCGGTCAGCGTCAGGCACGCGTTCAAAACGTATGGGAGCAGCAAAAACCCGAACCATGTTATCCAGAACCTGAGCATGACTGTGGCGAAAGGGTCCAT ATATGGTCTACTTGGCGCGAGTGGATGCGGCAAAACCACCCTGCTATCCTGTATCGTTGGTCGACGGAGATTAAACTCAGGCGAGATTTGGGTGCTAGGTGGTAAGCCAGGAACAAAAGGGTCAGGTGTCCCAGGGAAAAGGGTCGGCTACATGCCCCAGGAGATAGCTCTCTATGGCGAATTCACAATCAGGGAAACTATGATGTACTTTGGCTGGATATTCGGCATGTGCACAGCTGAAATCGTTGACAGGCTACGATTTCTATTGCAATTCCTAGACCTACCCTCGCAAAATAGGCTGGTGAAGAATCTCAG TGGTGGTCAACAACGACGTGTGTCCTTTGCAGTTGCTTTGATGCACGACCCTGAGCTCCTAATCCTTGACGAACCAACTGTGGGTGTAGATCCTTTGCTGCGACAGAG TATCTGGAACCACCTGGTCCAAATCACCAAAGATGGCAACAAAACCGTCATCATAACGACACACTACATCGAGGAAGCTAGGCAAGCACACACG ATCGGGTTGATGAGGAGTGGGCGATTATTGGCCGAGGAATCTCCCAGGGCGCTTCTAGCAATGTACAATTGCGCGTCTCTCGAAGAGGTTTTCCTGAAACTGTCAAGGAAACAAGGACAGTATGCTCAACCTCCAACCGAACTGAACATCTCGAACAACATCAGCCTG GCTTCTCTGAACTGGGGTAAGAAGAACGAGCCTGTGTACGTGACTGAGGAATCGGGCGTCGTGGGACTCAACTTCCATCAGAGCAAAGAAGTCCTCATCCACGATTCGACTAACAGCATCCCAAGCCACTACGAT CTAAACGGGAAGCCGATGTCGGGCGCAAAGAACGGATCTACACTGGAATGCGATGATTGCGGAGACTTGACAGACTGCTACAAAATAACGAGCACTGGTAAAATGAGAGCGCTCCTGCAGAAAAACTTCTTACGTATGTGGAGGAATGTTGG GGTGATGCTGTTCATTTTCGCGCTGCCAGTGATGCAGGTAATCCTGTTCTGTCTGGCGATTGGTAGGGATCCAACTGGGTTGAAGCTGGCGATAGTGAACCATGAAATCTCTTACGAAAACATGTCGTGTCCTGTAACCGAGGACTGCAACTTTTCGCATCTCAGTTGTCGATATTTGAAGTTCTTGGATAATGACACTATGGTCAAG GAGTATTATCCTGATCCTGACTCGGCGATGGACGCTGTGCGCAAAGGAAACGCTTGGGGAACCCTGTACTTCACCGAGAACTTTACGGACGCTCTTATCGCGAGAATGGCCTTAGGAAGAGATGCTGACGATGAAACTTTAGATCAGAGCGAGATAAGGGTCTGGCTGGACATGTCTA ATCAACAAGTGGGCCTAATGCTAGCCAGAAATCTTCAGTATTCGTACAGGGATTTTGCCAAAGATCTTTTATCTGCTTGCCATCAGAATACGAAACTGGCCGATGTGCCGATCCAATTTAAGGACCCCATTTATGGCACCAATGAGCCGAGTTTCACCGATTTCGTGGCACCAGGTGTAATTCTAAC CATTGTCTTCTTCTTGGCGGTGGCTCTCACTTCGTCCGTCTTAATCATCGAGAGAATGGAGGGTCTGCTGGATCGAAGCTGGGTTGCTGGAGTTTCACCAGGCGAGATTCTTTTCTCGCACGTAATTACCCAGTTCGTGGTGATGTGTGGTCAAACCGCATTGGTGCTAATTTTCATGATACTAGTGTTCGGTGTCGAGTGCAAAGGGGAAATCGGCTGGGTTATCGTGCTGACGATCCTCCAAGGTCTCTGTGGCATGTGCTTCG GGTTCGTGATTTCAGCGATTTGCGAACTCGAAAGGAATGCAATCCAGCTGGCTCTAGGCAGTTTCTATCCGACGCTTCTGTTAAGTG GCGTGATTTGGCCAGTAGAAGGAATGCCAACGTTTCTGCGGTACATATCTCAGGGTCTCCCGTTAACGATGGCCACGACGTCATTACGTTCCATGCTCACACGAGGCTGGAGCATTACAGAGCCCGACGTCTATAATGGTTTTATTGCAACCATCATTTGGATAATCTTGTTTCTCACGATAAGTATAATGGTGCTGAAGTTCAAACGCGGGTAA
- the LOC143183800 gene encoding retinol-binding protein pinta, whose product MEKPEYVCRLSEEEKSYVAVHLNETDEVRAAKIAEIREWITRHEQLQSPTDDFFILRFLRACKFNIEKTEKKLENYCRQRSTLSEWYDKRDPFLQEIQELLDLGVLLPLRKPDNEGRMVVIVRAAAHKPSRHKISDMLKAALMTLDLALRDHEPVTIYGISAILDMDGMTYEHVFQLPPHVIKNLVHAWQGCYPVRIFSLNFINAPTLMNMVLNIFRSFMSSKLKRRVHVHPRNKLKLYGSLPISILPKEYGGMDGTVKELSEYWKRVVEDNWEWLAEEKCKLTSPVD is encoded by the exons ATGGAGAAGCCGGAGTACGTGTGTCGACTCTCGGAGGAGGAGAAATCGTACGTGGCGGTTCATTTGAACGAAACGGACGAAGTCAGGGCCGCCAAAATCGCCGAGATCAGAGAATGGATCACGCGACACGAACAGCTTCAGTCACCAACTG ACGATTTTTTTATCCTACGGTTTCTGAGAGCGTGCAAGTTTAACATCGAGAAAACTGAGAAGAAGCTCGAAAATTATTGTAGGCAGAGGTCCACTTTGTCAGAATGGTACGACAAGAGGGATCCGTTTCTGCAGGAGATACAGGAACTTCTTGATCTGGG CGTGTTGTTACCACTAAGGAAGCCAGATAACGAAGGAAGAATGGTAGTGATAGTACGTGCTGCTGCGCATAAACCCTCAAGGCACAAAATATCGGATATGCTGAAG GCAGCACTGATGACTTTAGATCTGGCTCTGAGGGACCACGAGCCTGTAACCATATATGGTATCTCAGCTATACTGGACATGGATGGAATGACTTACGAACACGTATTTCAATTACCACCTCACGTTATTAAAAACTTGGTGCATGCTTGGCAGGGCTGTTACCCAGTCAGAATTTTCTCGCTGAACTTCATCAACGCTCCCACGCTAATGAACATGGTCTTGAACATTTTTCGAAGCTTCATGAGCTCCAAACTGAAACGAAGAGTACATGTTCACCCGCGAAATAAGCTAAAGTTGTATGGAAGTTTACCGATCAGTATTTTGCCCAAAGAGTACGGTGGCATGGACGGCACAGTGAAAGAACTGAGCG AGTACTGGAAGCGCGTTGTCGAGGACAATTGGGAGTGGCTCGCCGAGGAAAAATGCAAATTGACATCGCCGGTGGACTAA
- the Prors-m gene encoding prolyl-tRNA synthetase 2-like protein, mitochondrial isoform X2, translated as MSVCNASKLSQLFKPITSTRPNAKKDIISKSYDNLLKYGIMKQINTGMYALLPLGLRVMNKLANLVENEMKRIGAQKIQLPALTSSHLWKKTNRLESNKTELFIVKDRHKKEYILSPTYEETICNLISSTGVLSPKLLPLKLYQISSKWRNEMKPRLGFLRSNEFIMKDLYTFDATLADAEKTYESVCNAYDNIFQKIGIATIKAVGDTGTIGGLKSHEYHYITDIGEDTVCICPSCKYSINKAIYNEKHCPQCKNTLFEQCTAEVGHTFLLGVKYTEPLNAMYHSYENEIKPLVMGCFGLGLSRIFTVAVEILSTENELRWPKILAPYTVMVVKKSLHHNMSIT; from the exons ATGTCTGTTTGTAACGCAAGTAAACTGTCGCAATTATTTAAGCCAATTACTTCAACTCGTCCCAATGCTAAAAAGGACATTATTTCAAAAAGTTATGAT AACCTACTTAAATATGGGATAATGAAACAAATTAACACTGGAATGTATGCACTTTTACCTTTGGGATTACGTGTCATGAATAAATTGGCAAATCTTGTGgaaaatgaaatgaaaagaaTAGGAGCACAGAAAATACAGCTCCCAGCTTTAACATCTTCTCATTTATGGAAAAAGACAAACAGATTGGAAAGTAACAAGACTGAATTATTTATAGTAAAAGATAGACATAAGAAAGAATACATTCTCAGTCCT acaTATGAAGaaacaatttgcaatttaatatcatCTACAGGAGTTCTATCTCCAAAATTGTTACCCTTAAAATTATATCAAATTTCAAGTAAATGGAGAAACGAAATGAAACCACGACTTGGATTTCTCAGAAGTAACGAATTTATAATGAAAGATTTATATACATTTGATGCCACTTTAGCTGATGCAGAAAAAACATATGAATCTGTATGCAATGCATATGATAATATATTCCAGAAGATAGGCATTGCAACTATAAAAG CTGTTGGCGACACAGGAACAATTGGTGGTTTAAAGTCTCATGAATATCATTATATCACTGACATTGGTGAAGATACTGTTTGTATATGCCCTTCTTGTAAATATTCTATTAACAAAGctatatacaatgaaaagcatTGTCCCCAATGTAAAAATACATTATTTGAACAATGCACTGCAGAG GTGGGACATACATTTTTGTTAGGTGTAAAATATACGGAACCTTTAAATGCTATGTACCATTCCTATGAAAATGAAATAAAGCCATTAGTAATGGGCTGTTTCGGATTAGGTTTAAGTCGCATTTTTACCGTTGCGGTGGAAATATTGTCCACAGAAAATGAACTGAGATGGCCGAAGATATTAGCACCTTATACTGT GATGGTAGTAAAGAAGAGCCTGCATCACAATATGTCAATCACATAG
- the Prors-m gene encoding prolyl-tRNA synthetase 2-like protein, mitochondrial isoform X1 produces MSVCNASKLSQLFKPITSTRPNAKKDIISKSYDNLLKYGIMKQINTGMYALLPLGLRVMNKLANLVENEMKRIGAQKIQLPALTSSHLWKKTNRLESNKTELFIVKDRHKKEYILSPTYEETICNLISSTGVLSPKLLPLKLYQISSKWRNEMKPRLGFLRSNEFIMKDLYTFDATLADAEKTYESVCNAYDNIFQKIGIATIKAVGDTGTIGGLKSHEYHYITDIGEDTVCICPSCKYSINKAIYNEKHCPQCKNTLFEQCTAEVGHTFLLGVKYTEPLNAMYHSYENEIKPLVMGCFGLGLSRIFTVAVEILSTENELRWPKILAPYTVCVIPPKDGSKEEPASQYVNHIVETLNQLNIDTVLDDRTHLTIGNRLNQAKLLGYSYSIILGKATMKSTPMLEIHDINNSSQCDIPIESIRSYFQTAETMN; encoded by the exons ATGTCTGTTTGTAACGCAAGTAAACTGTCGCAATTATTTAAGCCAATTACTTCAACTCGTCCCAATGCTAAAAAGGACATTATTTCAAAAAGTTATGAT AACCTACTTAAATATGGGATAATGAAACAAATTAACACTGGAATGTATGCACTTTTACCTTTGGGATTACGTGTCATGAATAAATTGGCAAATCTTGTGgaaaatgaaatgaaaagaaTAGGAGCACAGAAAATACAGCTCCCAGCTTTAACATCTTCTCATTTATGGAAAAAGACAAACAGATTGGAAAGTAACAAGACTGAATTATTTATAGTAAAAGATAGACATAAGAAAGAATACATTCTCAGTCCT acaTATGAAGaaacaatttgcaatttaatatcatCTACAGGAGTTCTATCTCCAAAATTGTTACCCTTAAAATTATATCAAATTTCAAGTAAATGGAGAAACGAAATGAAACCACGACTTGGATTTCTCAGAAGTAACGAATTTATAATGAAAGATTTATATACATTTGATGCCACTTTAGCTGATGCAGAAAAAACATATGAATCTGTATGCAATGCATATGATAATATATTCCAGAAGATAGGCATTGCAACTATAAAAG CTGTTGGCGACACAGGAACAATTGGTGGTTTAAAGTCTCATGAATATCATTATATCACTGACATTGGTGAAGATACTGTTTGTATATGCCCTTCTTGTAAATATTCTATTAACAAAGctatatacaatgaaaagcatTGTCCCCAATGTAAAAATACATTATTTGAACAATGCACTGCAGAG GTGGGACATACATTTTTGTTAGGTGTAAAATATACGGAACCTTTAAATGCTATGTACCATTCCTATGAAAATGAAATAAAGCCATTAGTAATGGGCTGTTTCGGATTAGGTTTAAGTCGCATTTTTACCGTTGCGGTGGAAATATTGTCCACAGAAAATGAACTGAGATGGCCGAAGATATTAGCACCTTATACTGTGTGCGTTATACCACCAAAG GATGGTAGTAAAGAAGAGCCTGCATCACAATATGTCAATCACATAGTAGAAACTTTAAATCAATTAAATATTGATACTGTACTTGATGATAGAACACATTTAACTATTGGTAATCGTTTGAATCAAGCTAAATTACTTGGATATTCTTATAGTATCATACTTGGTAAAGCAACCATGAAATCGACACCTATGTTGGAAATTCATGATATAAATAATTCGTCACAATGTGACATACCTATAGAAAGTATACGTAGTTATTTTCAAACTGCAGAAACAATGAACTGA
- the Shop gene encoding sulfite oxidase: protein MLLHSRILCQLSNRHLSQLSRIHAQCYIGTYRLYSTHEERHKNENKSRNNPFTKYISYVTITTSILGIYYFYTFHKDIRALEKKNIQCGEFRKDLKTYTLEEVSKHDNERDHVWVTFKQGVYDITDFIEKHPGGPSKIIMAAGSSIEPFWRIFANHNTSEIYGLLESMRIGNISKEDATSNNDNMDDPYAREPLRHKALKINGSKPFCAEPPASLLVESFITPIELFYVRNHLPVPEIDIKSYTLELAVEEDTKKSLSFEDIKKYPKYTITSAIMCGGNRRSEMAQEKHLKGLSWGVGAIGNATWTGVKLCDILRDLGIEEENYNHVQFEGYDLDPSGTPYGASIPISKAMDPRADVILAYEMNGQPIPRDHGFPIRVIVPGVVGARNVKWLGRIVISKEESHSQWQQGDYKGFSPSTDWDNVDFSKAPAIQEMPVYSAICVPEPLETVKVKDGKINVKGYAWSGGGRKVIRVDVTNDQGNTWYTANLDAVDTNAKEGRYWSWSLWSVDLPVDKKCKETEIWAKAVDTSYNVQPESFKNIWNLRGFLCNAYHRVKVKLEH from the exons ATGCTTCTACATTCGAGGATACTATGTCAATTAAGTAACag ACATTTATCACAATTATCAAGGATTCATGCTCAGTGTTATATAGGGACATATAGACTATATTCGACTCATGAAGAAAGACACAAAAATGAAAACAAATCTAGGAATAATCCTTTCAcaaaatatatatcatatgtcACTATTACAACTTCTATATTGGGAATATATTATTTCTATACATTTCATAAAGACATTCGTGCATtggaaaagaaaaatatacaatGTGGTGAATTTAGAAAAGACCTGAAGACATATACTTTAGAGGAAGTAAGCAAACATGATAATGAAAGGGATCATGTGTGGGTAACATTTAAGCAAGGTGTATATGATATAACAGATTTTATTGAGAAACATCCAGGTGGTCCCTCTAAAATAATAATGGCAGCTGGCAGTTCAATTGAACCCTTTTGGAGAATCTTTGCAAATCATAATACATCAGAAATATATGGGTTGCTTGAGTCAATGAGAATTGGAAATATTTCTAAGGAAGATGCTACTTCAAATAATGATAATATGGATGATCCATATGCAAGAGAACCTCTCCGGCACAAAGCTTTAAAAATTAATGGGAGCAAACCTTTTTGTGCTGAACCACCTGCATCTTTATTAGTTGAAAGTTTTATTACACCAAT AGAATTATTTTACGTAAGAAATCATCTTCCTGTTCCTGAAATAGATATAAAATCATACACCCTGGAATTGGCAGTGGAGGAAGATACAAAGAAGAGTCTTAGTTTTgaagatataaaaaaatatcccAAATATACAATCACAAGTGCTATAATGTGTGGTGGAAATAGGCGATCTGAAATGGCACAG GAGAAACATTTGAAAGGACTTAGCTGGGGTGTAGGTGCTATTGGCAATGCCACATGGACTGGTGTAAAATTATGTGATATACTAAGAGACTTAGGAATAGAAGAAGAAAACTATAATCATGTACAG TTTGAAGGATATGATTTAGATCCTTCTGGTACACCATATGGAGCAAGTATACCGATCAGTAAGGCAATGGACCCTAGAGCAGATGTAATTTTAGCTTACGAAATGAATGGACAACCAATACCAAGGGACCATGGATTTCCTATTCGAGTGATTGTTCCTGGCGTAGTGGGTGCTAGAAACGTAAAGTGGCTCG GCAGAATAGTTATTTCAAAAGAAGAGAGTCATTCGCAATGGCAACAAGGTGATTATAAAGGTTTTTCTCCTAGCACTGATTGGGATAATGTAGACTTTTCTAAAGCACCCGCGATACAAGAAATGCCTGTGTATTCTGCAATTTGTGTACCAGAACCGTTAGAAACAGTCAAAGTTAAGGATGGAAAAATAAACGTGAAAG GATACGCGTGGTCGGGTGGTGGTCGCAAAGTTATTCGAGTTGATGTAACAAACGATCAAGGCAATACTTGGTATACGGCTAATCTAGATGCTGTGGATACGAATGCTAAAGAAGGTCGTTATTGGAGTTGGTCATTGTGGAGCGTGGATCTACCTGTCGATAAAAAGTGCAAAGAAACCGAAATTTGGGCTAAAGCTGTGGATACATCATATAATGTTCAACCAGaaagttttaaaaatatatgGAATTTACGAGGTTTCCTTTGTAATGCATATCACAGAGTAAAAGTTAAATTAGAACATTGA